The Glycine soja cultivar W05 chromosome 8, ASM419377v2, whole genome shotgun sequence genome has a window encoding:
- the LOC114422127 gene encoding putative protein TPRXL codes for MASLACVNHLPPWLSPRPGSDPEPDFEFPLDPPTTMLPADQLFSDGKLLPLHLKPLSTTTPQTPKSPSSASVNTVTPPTTTSSSSADPYLFSPKAPRCSSRWKDLLGLKKLYQTTNNTKTTPSSTSAKSLKILLHRKTTSSSTSSFSSENAPLLTSISSDAESLSISSSRLSLSSSSSSHDHDDLPRLSLDSDKPNPNLSLNTNQISLHRNPNPRIRLVKNRTNSFDANKHSSDQPSQLSRPGRSPIRRESETVTCRGVSVDSPRMNSSGKIVFQSLERSSSSPSTFNGGPRFKHRGMERSYSANVRVTPVLNVPVCSLRGASKSGFIGFGQLFSSPQKKEGTTTGKGHRSIRN; via the coding sequence ATGGCTTCCCTGGCCTGTGTCAACCACCTCCCTCCCTGGCTCTCCCCTCGCCCCGGATCCGACCCCGAACCCGACTTCGAGTTCCCCTTAGACCCTCCCACCACCATGCTCCCCGCCGACCAGCTCTTCTCCGACGGCAAACTCCTCCCTCTCCACCTCAAACCTCTTTCCACCACCACTCCTCAAACCCCCAAATCACCTTCCTCCGCTTCCGTTAACACCGTCACCCCCcccaccaccacctcctcctcctccgccGACCCCTACCTCTTCTCCCCCAAAGCCCCCCGCTGCTCCTCCCGCTGGAAAGACCTCCTCGGCCTCAAAAAACTCTACCAAACCACAAACAACACCAAAACCACACCTTCCTCAACCTCAGCCAAATCCCTAAAAATCCTCCTCCACCGCAAAACGACGTCGTCGTCtacctcctccttctcctcggAAAACGCGCCTTTGTTAACCTCAATTTCTTCCGACGCCGAATCCCTCTCCATCTCCTCCTCGCGCCTCTCtctttcctcctcctcctcaagCCACGACCACGATGACCTCCCTCGCCTATCCCTCGATTCCgataaacctaaccctaaccttAGCCTTAACACTAATCAGATCTCACTCCACCGCAACCCTAACCCTAGAATTCGCCTAGTCAAAAACCGCACGAACTCATTCGACGCGAACAAGCACTCGTCGGACCAGCCTTCCCAGCTTTCCCGCCCGGGGAGGAGTCCGATCCGGCGGGAATCGGAAACGGTCACGTGCAGGGGAGTTTCCGTGGACAGCCCTAGAATGAACTCTTCGGGGAAAATAGTGTTTCAGAGCTTAGAACGAAGCTCGAGTAGTCCAAGCACTTTCAACGGTGGGCCCCGCTTCAAGCACCGCGGAATGGAACGCTCTTATTCCGCCAACGTTAGGGTTACGCCGGTGCTCAACGTCCCCGTCTGCTCCCTCCGTGGGGCATCGAAATCGGGTTTTATCGGCTTCGGACAACTCTTCTCCTCGCCgcagaagaaagaaggaacaaCAACGGGGAAAGGGCACAGGAGCATTCGGAATTGA